A window from Drosophila miranda strain MSH22 chromosome Y unlocalized genomic scaffold, D.miranda_PacBio2.1 Contig_Y2_pilon, whole genome shotgun sequence encodes these proteins:
- the LOC117193672 gene encoding bcl-2-related ovarian killer protein homolog B-like yields MPSTMAPTTSPTAPKLAKFMSSSLDLEIYTANRRSTIATAASDWKALRSSPSNGRSLHAGGGHGLGLGPGLSSITRAASTSSLASSTRTMTNDQEYKMEIINQGKCLCGQYIRARLRRAGVLNRKVIQRLRNILEPSSHVVYEVFPALNSMGEELERMHPRVYTNISRQLSRAPFGELEDGDMVPMLLNLVAKDLFRSSITWGKIISIFSVCGGFAIDCVRQGHYDYLQCLVDGLAEIIEDDLVYWLIDNGGWLGLQQHIRPRVGEFTFLGWLTLFVTISAGAYMVSNVCKRIGCQLYSLLF; encoded by the exons ATGCCATCGACCATGGCCCCCACTACCAGTCCAACCGCCCCGAAGCTGGCCAAGTTCATGTCCTCATCCCTGGACCTGGAGATCTACACGGCGAATCGACGCAGCACGATTGCCACGGCGGCCAGTGACTGGAAGGCACTGCGCAGCAGCCCTTCCAACGGACGATCTCTTCATGCCGGGGGCGGGCACGGTCTCGGACTCGGACCAGGCCTCTCCTCGATTACCCGGGCCGCATCCACATCATCACTAGCCAGCAGCACACGCACCATGACCAACGATCAGGAGTACAAAATGGAAATTATTAATCAG GGCAAGTGTCTCTGTGGCCAGTATATTAGAGCGCGGCTACGACGGGCCGGCGTCCTCAATCGGAAGGTGATACAAAGACTGCGAAACATACTGGAACCCTCTTCCCATGTGGTCTACGAAGTGTTTCCCGCCCTCAACAGC ATGGGCGAGGAACTGGAGCGAATGCACCCGCGTGTCTACACAAACATATCCAGGCAGCTATCGAGAGCTCCGTTTGGTGAGCTGGAGGACGGTGATATGGTCCCCATGCTGCTCAATTTGGTGGCCAAGGATCTCTTCCGGTCGAGCATTACCTGGGGCAAGATCATCTCAATATTTTCGGTCTGTGGCGGCTTTGCCATCGACTGTGTGCGCCAGGGCCACTACGACTACTTGCAATGCCTTGTGGATGGCCTGGCCGAAATAATTGAGGACGATCTGGTGTACTGGCTGATAGACAATGGCGGATGGCTCGGACTTCAGCAGCACATACGTCCTCGCGTGGGGGAATTCACATTTCTGGGCTGGCTGACACTGTTTGTGACTATTTCGGCGGGAGCCTATATGGTATCTAATGTATGCAAACGCATTGGCTGTCAATTGTATTCTTTGTTGTTTTAG
- the LOC108159653 gene encoding V-type proton ATPase 16 kDa proteolipid subunit has product MSSEVTSDNPIYGPFFGVMGAASAIIFSALGAAYGTAKSGTGIAAMSVMRPELIMKSIIPVVMAGIIAIYGLVVAVLIAGALDEPSKYTLFRGFIHLGAGLSVGFSGLAAGFAIGIVGDAGVRGTAQQPRLFVGMILILIFAEVLGLYGLIVAIYLYTK; this is encoded by the exons atgTCTTCGGAAGTGACCAGCGACAACCCCATCTATGGCCCCTTCTTCGGTGTTATGGGCGCAGCCTCCGCCATCATCTTTTCGG CTCTCGGAGCTGCTTATGGCACTGCGAAGTCTGGTACCGGTATTGCTGCCATGTCGGTGATGCGTCCTGAACTGATCATGAAATCCATCATTCCTGTCGTCATGGCGGGTATCATTGCCATCTACGGCCTGGTCGTGGCTGTGCTGATTGCCGGCGCGCTGGATGAGCCCTCAAAGTACACACTGTTTAG AGGTTTTATACACTTGGGTGCCGGTCTGTCGGTGGGCTTCTCCGGCCTGGCAGCTGGCTTTGCAATTGGCATCGTGGGAGATGCCGGTGTCCGTGGCACAGCACAGCAGCCCAGATTGTTCGTCGGCATGATCCTGATTCTCATCTTCGCCGAAGTGTTGGGTCTCTACGGTCTTATCGTGGCCATCTACCTGTACACGAAATAA